In one Gopherus evgoodei ecotype Sinaloan lineage chromosome 1, rGopEvg1_v1.p, whole genome shotgun sequence genomic region, the following are encoded:
- the LOC115648004 gene encoding olfactory receptor 52E8-like, with protein MSDSNTTDFNNPSTFILLGIPGLEVAHVWISIPFFTVYAIAILGNFTILFIVGIEPSLHGPMYYFLCMLAVTDLVLSKTTVPKTLSIFWLNSREISFSACLMQMYFIHCFSAMKSGIFVAMALDRYVAICDPLRHSTTLTNPMVAKISLTVVLRRSLLVLPNPFLVWRCPYYRTSIIPHTYCDHIAVVKLACADISASNYYGLSLVFFTAGLDVFFIAVSYTQILRVIIAFYIPGLFSILTHRFGHNVAPHFHVLIANMYLLVPLMLNPIIYGVRTKQIQNRLLWIFAHKGT; from the exons atgtcagattccaacacaactgacttcaacaacccctccaccttcatcctactGGGAATTCCTGGCCTGGAAGTggcccatgtctggatctccatccccttcttcaCCGTGTACgccatagccatcttggggaacttcaccatcctgttcattgtgGGGATAGAGCCGAGCCTCCAtgggcccatgtactatttcctctgcatgctggccgtCACCGACCTGGTCCTGTCCAAGACCACTGTTCCCAAAACACTGAGCATCTTCTGGCTCAATTCTAGGgagatcagtttcagtgcctgTCTCAtgcagatgtacttcattcactgcttctcagcaaTGAAATCTGGGATCTTTGTGGCCATGGCTTTGGATAGGTATGTAGCCATCTGcgatcccctgagacattccaccaccCTGACAAACCCCATGGTGGCCAAAATCAGTCTCACTGTAGTACTACGCAGGAGCTTACTCGTACTACCCAATCCCTTCCTGGTGTGGCGGTGCCCCTATTACAGAACCAGCATCATCCCCCATACCTACTGCGATCACATAGCTGTGGTCAAGTTGGCCTGTGCTGACATTAGTGCCAGTAATTACTATGGCCTGTCTTTGGTATTCTTCACCGCAGGTCTGGATGTGTTTTTTATTGCTGTGTCCTATACTCAAATTCTCAGGGTTATCATAG CCTTTTACATCCCCGGTCTCTTCTCCATCCTGACACACCGATTTGGCCACAATGTGGCCCCACATTTCCATGTTCTCATTGCCAATATGTACCTCCTGGTGCCCCTCATGCTGAACCCCATCATATACggggtgaggaccaaacagataCAGAACAGGCTTCTCTGGATCTTTGCTCATAAAGGGACTTAA